The Sporosarcina luteola genome contains a region encoding:
- a CDS encoding post-transcriptional regulator, giving the protein MTIQFEQIFKHALPAIQSKRDEFRLYGYPTVTNEEIWKYCIRKKWRKNNVSTMRIHEIVNGVLSLTPAEFMTYTQIEEQRGSNWFSDLNSDELQLLLSPKNK; this is encoded by the coding sequence GTGACAATACAGTTCGAACAGATATTTAAACATGCTTTGCCTGCTATTCAGAGCAAAAGAGATGAATTCCGCCTTTATGGCTATCCAACAGTGACGAATGAAGAAATATGGAAATACTGCATACGTAAAAAATGGCGGAAAAACAATGTGTCTACGATGCGCATCCATGAGATTGTAAACGGCGTGTTGTCATTGACGCCTGCGGAATTCATGACCTATACCCAAATCGAGGAACAAAGGGGTTCAAATTGGTTTTCTGATTTGAACAGCGATGAATTGCAACTGCTTCTTTCGCCTAAAAACAAGTAA
- the secDF gene encoding protein translocase subunit SecDF produces the protein MKKRSRIVAFLLLLVMLGSLIGVTVSPIIKDVRLGLDLQGGFEVLYEVKPLKGKEGQKITEDVVADTAGALRNRVDVLGVNEPVIQVESNNRIRVQLAGVEDQETARELLSTQANLTFRDADDNLMLDGDDLKEGKAKANFGQNGNPVVTLEMKDPDKFGQVTAEIKAKAPENVMVIWMDFEEGVDSYKEERMKEKPKFISAPSVNEVINSSNVEINGSFTVDETKDLAGILNAGALPVHLEEIYSTSVGAQFGAQALDKTIFAGIVGISLIFLFMLVYYRVPGFVAVVTLSVYIYLILTVFTGINGVLTLPGIAALMLGVGMAVDANILTYERIREELRVGKSVKSAFSVGAKSAFTAILDANITTLLAAVVLFIFGTSSVKGFATMLIISILVSFLTAVWGSRLLLGLLVNSGMLDGKTGLFGISKKRVHAPEEDVDTLDLTTKFDRFDFVRARKKFYVVSMALIIAGIIVLGVFKLNLGIDFAGGTRVEILSDTPVTAEEISSTLEKIGHPATDIVISGDTNNIGVVRYKEEFKQETVNKFKKDLEAHYGADPNISTVSNTVGKELAENALKALLVAALGIVVYVAFRFEWRMGVSSIIGLIHDAFFMVAVFSISRLEVDITFIAAVLTIVGYSINDTIVTFDRIRENLHKRGKIESATELADIVNRSLRQTLGRSVNTVLTVVFVVVALIALGAEAIRPFSIALLIGLLAGTYSSIFISAQIWFDLKKKELEKTGTLKVEKEKKQWGSDEPVV, from the coding sequence ATGAAAAAAAGAAGCCGGATTGTAGCGTTTCTATTACTGCTTGTCATGTTGGGATCTTTGATAGGCGTTACAGTAAGTCCGATTATAAAAGATGTACGTCTCGGTCTAGATCTGCAAGGGGGCTTTGAAGTCCTTTACGAGGTCAAGCCGCTTAAAGGAAAAGAAGGCCAGAAAATTACGGAAGACGTCGTGGCCGATACAGCAGGTGCGTTACGTAACCGTGTCGACGTGCTTGGCGTAAATGAGCCGGTCATCCAAGTCGAATCCAATAACAGGATTCGCGTTCAATTGGCAGGTGTGGAAGATCAGGAAACTGCGCGTGAGCTCTTGTCTACACAAGCAAATCTTACATTCAGGGATGCAGACGACAATCTGATGTTGGATGGAGATGACTTGAAAGAAGGAAAGGCGAAAGCCAACTTCGGTCAAAATGGTAATCCTGTCGTTACACTCGAAATGAAAGACCCGGATAAATTCGGACAAGTGACAGCTGAAATTAAAGCTAAAGCACCCGAAAACGTAATGGTCATCTGGATGGACTTTGAAGAAGGTGTCGATTCATACAAAGAGGAAAGAATGAAGGAAAAACCTAAATTCATTTCCGCTCCTTCTGTAAATGAAGTCATCAATTCATCCAATGTTGAAATTAATGGAAGCTTCACAGTCGATGAAACGAAGGATTTAGCTGGGATTTTGAATGCAGGCGCACTCCCAGTCCATCTTGAAGAAATTTACTCTACTTCTGTTGGCGCTCAATTCGGTGCACAGGCTTTGGATAAAACAATTTTCGCTGGAATCGTTGGTATATCGTTAATCTTCCTTTTCATGCTGGTTTATTATCGTGTACCTGGTTTTGTGGCTGTTGTTACACTATCCGTCTATATTTACCTGATCCTTACTGTCTTCACGGGCATTAACGGAGTCCTTACACTTCCGGGAATTGCAGCTCTGATGCTCGGGGTCGGTATGGCAGTCGATGCGAATATCCTGACGTACGAGAGGATTAGAGAAGAACTCCGTGTTGGGAAATCAGTGAAGTCGGCTTTCTCGGTAGGTGCGAAATCTGCGTTCACTGCCATTTTGGATGCCAATATTACAACTTTGCTAGCAGCTGTCGTCTTGTTCATATTCGGGACAAGTTCCGTCAAAGGCTTTGCAACAATGTTAATCATCAGTATCCTCGTCAGCTTCTTGACCGCTGTTTGGGGCTCACGTCTATTGTTAGGTCTTCTCGTCAATAGCGGGATGCTTGATGGCAAGACAGGACTATTCGGGATTTCGAAAAAACGGGTCCACGCACCTGAAGAAGATGTGGATACGCTTGATTTAACAACGAAATTCGATCGGTTTGACTTTGTTCGTGCCCGTAAGAAATTCTATGTCGTTTCGATGGCATTGATTATTGCTGGCATAATTGTTCTAGGGGTCTTCAAATTAAACCTTGGAATCGACTTTGCAGGTGGTACACGTGTTGAAATCTTATCGGACACCCCTGTAACAGCTGAGGAAATCTCAAGCACCCTTGAGAAAATTGGCCACCCGGCAACGGATATCGTTATCTCTGGAGATACGAACAATATCGGTGTTGTGCGTTACAAGGAAGAATTCAAGCAGGAAACTGTCAATAAGTTCAAAAAAGATCTCGAGGCTCACTACGGTGCTGACCCGAATATTTCAACAGTTTCCAATACAGTTGGTAAAGAACTTGCGGAAAATGCGTTGAAAGCATTACTAGTCGCTGCCCTTGGAATTGTCGTCTATGTCGCATTCCGTTTTGAATGGCGCATGGGAGTTTCATCCATTATCGGACTGATTCATGATGCATTCTTCATGGTTGCGGTATTCAGCATATCGAGGCTGGAGGTGGATATCACATTCATCGCCGCCGTCTTGACGATCGTCGGATATTCGATCAACGATACGATTGTAACGTTCGACCGTATCAGGGAGAACCTTCATAAGCGAGGTAAAATTGAAAGTGCGACAGAATTGGCGGACATCGTCAATAGATCACTTCGTCAAACATTGGGGCGTTCGGTGAACACCGTCTTGACAGTCGTCTTTGTCGTAGTCGCATTGATCGCACTTGGAGCGGAAGCGATCCGTCCATTCTCGATCGCCTTGCTGATCGGTTTGCTTGCAGGAACGTATTCTTCCATCTTCATCTCAGCTCAAATCTGGTTTGACCTGAAGAAGAAGGAACTTGAAAAAACAGGTACATTGAAAGTTGAAAAAGAGAAAAAACAATGGGGTTCTGACGAGCCGGTAGTCTGA
- a CDS encoding LapA family protein translates to MKMQWSLILSILFAIIIAMFAIFNIESVQVNYLFGKAHLPLILVILFTALLGAAISGFMAMFRSIHTNRQINELKKEMTAKEILIASQQNEIAALQHLVDPPPNVDKIEGEM, encoded by the coding sequence ATGAAGATGCAATGGTCGTTGATACTCAGTATTCTTTTCGCCATCATCATAGCCATGTTCGCCATATTCAATATTGAATCCGTCCAAGTGAACTACTTGTTCGGAAAAGCGCATCTGCCACTCATCCTCGTCATTCTTTTTACAGCACTGCTTGGTGCAGCCATCAGCGGCTTCATGGCTATGTTCAGATCCATTCATACCAATCGGCAAATCAATGAACTGAAAAAGGAAATGACTGCAAAAGAGATATTAATTGCCTCTCAGCAAAATGAAATTGCGGCATTGCAACACCTTGTGGACCCTCCTCCAAATGTAGATAAAATCGAAGGAGAAATGTAA
- the recJ gene encoding single-stranded-DNA-specific exonuclease RecJ: MIESMKTWTVNRPDETIVNTFMKELSIPSIHAKILVSRGFSDVEEAKTFLHMEESCLHDPFLLFDMEKAVNRIHHSIEAGEKITIYGDYDADGVTSVTVLTTALEQLGANVDFAIPNRFEHGYGPNIDLFDELHKAGTSLIITVDNGISGLEAVAHAKSIGMDIIVTDHHEIGEKLPIADAIIHPRHPEGNYPFGELAGVGVAFKLACALLGEIPEELYEIAAIGTVADLVPLKGENRFLVKEGIRRMRMSERPAIQALVKVSGTEQRTLTEESLGFMIGPRLNAPGRLGSADPAVHLLKTEDKMEAMSIAQQLDTLNKERQALVTKIAEEAEQALVDMYGDMLPYVIVIAGEGWNPGVVGIVASRLTEKYYRPTIVLSVDLETGTAKGSGRSIVGFDLFKELSKTADLLPHFGGHEMAAGMSLSVEDVAEFRNRLNDQGKISLTDEMLTPQLQIDVPLEIGEIDVDVLEAMELLRPFGMSFEKPVFLIENLSASSVRKIGAAKNHLKLELSDGVDTLDVIGFGYGEIADQMSPGVKMSVTGDLQVNEWNGRKKPQMLLDDLQSNDRQLFDLRGIREPNRWISVIPDRNNLFIAFQETSIAFFQPILKNVQIHQFGQTELSETDHVIVLDLPSDTEQMKELIERTNPKRVYAHFFVNESLYFEGIPSREHFGWYYSFLKKRGSFDLRKQSQDLSKHKGWKVDTIYFMTKVFSELGFVKIENGLAIVIEDAEKKSLSEAPSYKQREHQIELEQMLVYAPYMDLKKWFDEICKETVNREEQLWI, encoded by the coding sequence TTGATAGAATCGATGAAAACATGGACGGTCAATCGTCCCGATGAAACAATCGTAAATACATTTATGAAAGAGCTTAGTATTCCTTCAATCCATGCTAAAATCCTTGTCTCCAGGGGCTTTTCGGATGTGGAGGAAGCTAAGACCTTTTTACATATGGAAGAAAGTTGTCTTCATGATCCGTTTTTGTTGTTCGATATGGAGAAAGCGGTTAACCGGATTCATCATTCGATAGAAGCAGGTGAAAAGATTACCATCTATGGTGATTATGATGCGGATGGCGTGACGAGCGTCACTGTATTGACGACCGCCCTTGAACAGCTTGGTGCGAACGTTGACTTCGCTATCCCGAACCGCTTTGAACATGGATACGGACCAAATATCGATCTATTCGATGAACTGCATAAAGCGGGGACTTCGCTTATTATCACTGTCGATAACGGCATTTCCGGCTTGGAGGCAGTCGCGCATGCCAAATCCATCGGAATGGATATCATCGTGACGGATCACCATGAAATAGGCGAGAAGCTTCCGATTGCAGACGCCATCATCCATCCGCGGCATCCTGAAGGCAATTATCCTTTCGGTGAACTTGCGGGCGTTGGCGTCGCGTTTAAACTGGCATGTGCATTGCTAGGTGAAATACCTGAAGAACTGTATGAAATCGCAGCAATCGGCACTGTCGCCGACCTCGTTCCTTTGAAGGGTGAGAATAGGTTCCTTGTCAAGGAAGGAATCCGGCGGATGCGGATGTCTGAGCGGCCAGCAATCCAGGCGCTTGTCAAAGTGAGCGGGACTGAACAGCGAACACTTACTGAGGAGTCGCTCGGTTTCATGATTGGGCCACGATTGAATGCGCCAGGGCGGCTAGGAAGTGCAGACCCTGCTGTTCATCTGTTGAAGACGGAAGATAAGATGGAAGCAATGAGCATAGCCCAACAATTGGATACATTGAATAAAGAAAGACAGGCGCTCGTTACGAAAATCGCGGAAGAGGCGGAGCAGGCCTTGGTCGATATGTATGGTGATATGCTTCCTTATGTTATCGTCATTGCTGGGGAAGGCTGGAATCCAGGTGTCGTCGGTATCGTTGCTTCGCGTTTGACCGAAAAGTATTACAGACCGACAATTGTCCTGTCCGTAGACCTCGAGACGGGAACAGCAAAAGGTTCCGGGCGGAGTATTGTAGGTTTTGATTTATTCAAAGAGCTCTCGAAAACTGCAGATCTCTTGCCTCATTTCGGCGGTCATGAAATGGCGGCGGGCATGTCGTTGTCAGTTGAGGATGTGGCAGAATTCCGCAACCGATTGAATGATCAAGGGAAAATAAGCTTGACGGATGAAATGCTTACACCGCAGTTGCAGATCGATGTTCCACTTGAAATCGGTGAAATAGATGTTGACGTGTTGGAAGCGATGGAATTGCTCCGGCCATTTGGCATGTCGTTCGAGAAGCCTGTATTTTTAATTGAGAACCTTTCGGCGTCATCCGTTAGAAAGATAGGCGCAGCGAAAAACCATTTGAAACTTGAATTGTCTGATGGGGTGGATACACTAGATGTTATCGGTTTCGGGTACGGGGAAATCGCCGACCAAATGAGCCCAGGCGTCAAGATGTCCGTCACCGGGGATTTACAGGTGAATGAATGGAACGGACGTAAAAAGCCGCAGATGTTGCTCGACGATCTCCAGTCGAATGATCGACAGCTTTTCGACTTGCGTGGCATTCGTGAACCGAATCGTTGGATTTCTGTCATACCGGACAGAAATAATTTATTTATTGCCTTTCAAGAAACGTCAATTGCCTTTTTCCAGCCAATCTTGAAAAATGTACAGATCCATCAATTCGGGCAAACGGAACTGTCGGAAACCGATCATGTAATCGTATTGGATTTGCCTTCAGATACAGAGCAAATGAAAGAGTTGATCGAAAGGACGAACCCGAAAAGGGTCTATGCTCATTTCTTTGTCAATGAATCATTGTATTTCGAAGGGATTCCAAGTCGCGAGCACTTCGGTTGGTATTATAGCTTTTTGAAAAAGCGTGGTTCGTTTGACTTGCGGAAGCAATCACAGGATTTATCGAAGCATAAAGGTTGGAAGGTCGATACAATTTATTTTATGACAAAGGTGTTTTCCGAGCTTGGATTTGTTAAGATAGAGAATGGTCTTGCCATTGTAATCGAAGATGCAGAGAAGAAAAGTCTTTCCGAAGCTCCATCTTATAAACAGAGAGAGCATCAGATTGAATTGGAACAGATGCTTGTCTACGCGCCATATATGGATTTGAAAAAGTGGTTCGATGAAATTTGCAAAGAAACCGTCAATAGGGAGGAACAATTATGGATTTGA
- a CDS encoding adenine phosphoribosyltransferase — translation MDLKSFVTIVPDYPKEGISFKDITTIMDNGEAYKYATDQIVEFAKQVGTDIIVGPEARGFIIGCPVAYALEVGFAPVRKPGKLPRETIAVEYDLEYGKDSLTIHKDAIKPGQRVLIVDDLLATGGTVGATVELVEKLGGVVAGCAFLIELSYLNGREKLKGYDIQALMTY, via the coding sequence ATGGATTTGAAAAGTTTTGTGACAATCGTCCCAGACTATCCGAAAGAAGGCATTAGCTTTAAAGATATTACGACAATTATGGATAACGGGGAAGCTTATAAATATGCGACCGATCAGATTGTCGAATTTGCTAAGCAAGTGGGTACGGATATTATCGTCGGTCCCGAAGCTAGGGGGTTCATCATCGGCTGTCCTGTTGCGTACGCATTAGAAGTAGGTTTCGCACCGGTCCGGAAACCTGGGAAATTACCGCGCGAGACAATAGCAGTTGAGTACGACCTTGAATACGGCAAGGATTCATTGACGATCCATAAAGATGCCATCAAGCCTGGTCAACGTGTATTGATTGTTGACGACCTGCTTGCAACGGGCGGGACAGTAGGCGCTACAGTTGAACTTGTTGAGAAACTCGGTGGAGTAGTAGCAGGTTGCGCGTTCCTGATCGAGTTGTCGTATTTGAACGGCCGTGAAAAACTTAAAGGTTATGATATTCAAGCACTTATGACCTATTGA
- a CDS encoding RelA/SpoT family protein, whose amino-acid sequence MAKNRDMTAEDIFEIVASYMNEQHVAFVKKAYEAAKAAHEGQFRSSGEPYILHPIQVAGILAELQMDPSTVAAGFLHDVVEDTDVSREDIIRVFGEEVAMLVDGVTKLEKLKFKSNEEKQAENHRKMFIAMARDIRVILIKLADRLHNMRTLKHVPEEKQRRVAAETLDIFAPLAHRLGISTIKWELEDTALRYLNPQQYYRIVNMMKKKRDEREKYLLNVMDTIRTEIAEMSIEAEINGRPKHLYSIYRKMILQDKEFNEIYDLLAIRIIVKSIKDCYAVLGIIHTLWKPMPGRFKDYIAMPKQNLYQSIHTTVVGPAGDPLEVQIRTEEMHRIAEYGVAAHWAYKEGKTVSEKPDNIDSKLKWFREILEFQNESSNAEEFMESLKFDLFSDMVYVFTPDGDVIEIPQGSVPIDFAYRVHSEVGNRTIGAKVNGKMVPLDTELFTGDIVEILTSKQSFGPSRDWLKIANTSQARNKIRQYFKKQLREENITKGSELVEREVRLQEFDLKAVLTTENIQRAIDKFSFTSEEDMYAAVGSNGITAQQVVNRLAEKIRRERDQQEAIDKIVSDMKTPQPVRTTESGVIVRGLENLLIRLSKCCNPIPGDEIVGFITKGRGVSVHRADCPNILTDEDNDRLIEVEWAVDMNNERKEFQVDIEISAFDRQGLLNEVMMMVADSKTPIVAVSGKADRDKLAKISMTIKITDISHLHRIVDRIKQIRDIYSVQRVIH is encoded by the coding sequence ATGGCGAAAAATCGTGACATGACGGCAGAAGATATATTTGAAATCGTTGCCTCATATATGAATGAACAGCATGTCGCGTTCGTCAAAAAGGCGTATGAGGCAGCGAAGGCTGCTCATGAAGGGCAATTCAGAAGTTCGGGGGAACCGTATATACTTCACCCAATTCAAGTGGCTGGAATTTTAGCAGAATTGCAGATGGATCCTTCTACAGTCGCCGCGGGCTTCCTCCATGATGTCGTGGAAGATACCGACGTGAGCCGCGAGGACATTATACGCGTCTTCGGTGAAGAAGTGGCAATGCTTGTCGATGGCGTGACGAAATTGGAAAAGCTGAAATTCAAGTCGAATGAAGAAAAACAGGCAGAGAACCACCGTAAAATGTTCATTGCGATGGCGAGGGATATCAGAGTCATTCTTATCAAGCTCGCTGACCGTCTCCATAACATGAGGACTTTGAAGCATGTCCCGGAGGAAAAGCAGCGGAGAGTTGCAGCTGAAACTCTTGATATTTTCGCACCGCTTGCACATCGGCTCGGAATTTCCACAATTAAGTGGGAACTGGAAGACACTGCGCTTCGCTATTTGAACCCTCAGCAATATTACCGAATCGTCAATATGATGAAGAAAAAACGGGATGAACGTGAAAAGTATTTATTGAATGTCATGGATACAATACGGACGGAAATAGCTGAAATGAGCATCGAAGCAGAAATTAATGGCCGGCCAAAGCATCTATATTCCATTTACCGCAAAATGATCCTGCAAGACAAGGAATTCAATGAAATCTATGACCTTCTTGCCATTCGCATCATTGTGAAAAGCATTAAGGATTGTTATGCGGTGCTTGGAATCATCCATACCTTATGGAAACCGATGCCGGGAAGATTTAAAGATTATATCGCAATGCCGAAACAGAACCTTTATCAATCTATCCATACAACAGTAGTCGGGCCAGCTGGCGATCCGCTTGAAGTCCAAATCCGTACAGAGGAAATGCATAGGATTGCAGAATATGGGGTCGCGGCACATTGGGCGTATAAAGAGGGGAAAACCGTTTCGGAAAAACCGGATAATATTGATTCCAAATTGAAATGGTTCCGCGAAATACTTGAATTCCAAAATGAATCCTCCAATGCAGAGGAATTCATGGAATCATTAAAGTTCGATCTATTTTCGGATATGGTGTATGTTTTCACGCCGGATGGGGATGTCATTGAAATCCCACAAGGCTCGGTACCGATCGATTTTGCATACCGGGTCCATTCGGAAGTGGGGAATCGGACGATCGGTGCAAAAGTGAACGGCAAAATGGTCCCGTTGGATACAGAGTTATTCACGGGCGATATTGTCGAAATCCTCACATCAAAACAATCATTCGGACCGAGCCGCGATTGGTTGAAAATCGCTAACACATCGCAGGCGCGAAATAAAATACGTCAATATTTCAAAAAGCAATTGAGGGAAGAGAATATTACGAAGGGGTCTGAACTCGTCGAGCGGGAAGTTAGGCTCCAGGAATTCGATCTGAAAGCTGTCCTAACTACTGAAAACATTCAGCGGGCGATAGACAAATTCAGCTTTACGTCAGAAGAGGACATGTATGCTGCGGTAGGATCGAATGGAATCACCGCACAGCAAGTTGTCAACAGGCTTGCGGAAAAAATCCGCCGTGAGCGTGATCAACAAGAAGCAATTGATAAAATCGTATCCGATATGAAAACGCCTCAGCCTGTCCGGACAACAGAGTCGGGGGTTATCGTAAGAGGACTCGAGAATCTGCTCATCCGACTGTCGAAATGCTGCAATCCGATACCGGGTGACGAGATTGTCGGCTTCATCACAAAAGGCCGTGGCGTATCTGTACACCGCGCTGACTGTCCGAACATCCTAACCGATGAAGACAATGACCGGCTCATTGAAGTTGAATGGGCGGTCGATATGAATAATGAACGCAAGGAATTCCAAGTGGATATCGAAATTTCCGCATTTGACCGCCAAGGCCTTCTGAATGAAGTGATGATGATGGTAGCGGATTCGAAAACACCGATTGTGGCGGTGAGCGGGAAAGCGGACCGGGACAAACTTGCGAAAATCAGCATGACGATAAAAATTACGGATATCTCCCATCTGCATAGGATTGTCGACCGCATTAAACAAATACGCGATATCTATTCCGTGCAGCGGGTGATCCATTAA
- the dtd gene encoding D-aminoacyl-tRNA deacylase, translating into MKVVLQRSGNASVTVDGEVTGSIRKGYVLLVGITHEDTEQDADYIAKKVAGLRLWEDEEGKMNRSIDEVEGEILSVSQFTLYGDVRKGRRPSFIEAARPEKAEPIWNHFNEALREQGLKVETGVFGAMMDVSLVNDGPVTIIIESK; encoded by the coding sequence ATGAAGGTCGTATTACAAAGGTCCGGAAATGCTTCCGTAACGGTCGATGGTGAAGTGACCGGATCCATTCGGAAAGGCTATGTTCTCCTTGTTGGAATCACGCACGAAGATACGGAGCAGGACGCAGACTATATTGCAAAGAAGGTTGCAGGTCTCCGGCTTTGGGAAGATGAAGAAGGGAAGATGAACCGGTCAATTGATGAAGTGGAAGGGGAGATCCTTTCCGTCTCCCAATTTACGCTCTATGGAGACGTGAGAAAAGGGCGCCGCCCAAGCTTCATTGAAGCGGCAAGACCGGAAAAGGCAGAACCCATTTGGAATCACTTCAACGAAGCGCTCCGTGAGCAAGGCTTGAAGGTTGAAACTGGTGTGTTCGGCGCTATGATGGACGTAAGCCTCGTCAACGATGGTCCAGTTACGATCATAATCGAATCAAAATAA
- a CDS encoding SH3 domain-containing protein, whose protein sequence is MSKLIKWLLAIILFASIVCEMPIISAKGETIIINTKSLNVRTGPGLTYPVAGSMKQGERAEVLATSGDWHEIRFGSGTGWIASWLVVNEGAKELSPMTAVSKVNALNIRTEPSLSSAVIGKMNAGEAAVMTGRQGEWASIVKNGMDGWVHTDYITEIPQSENGKNGESGQAGTAVKPEVKNPEQFTVSVDALNVRKSPGLSSKKVGLIRKGESFKIEEIDGNWIRLSVDKKSSGWVYSFHGTLGAKSTEGNTKVAADKKVTVLTNGTNLRSSATTSSSIVTRVNAGEKLTVIGEEGEWYNVSLSSGETAFIAKWVVSTGEVAQVELSPEKKKTARAPGTLNGLTIVVDAGHGGNDRGTTGMQGTDEKLLTLLTAELLSAKLKAAGANVVMTRESDTYISLRKRVSVSHQSGADAFISLHYDANPDTSITGFTTYYTHSNQKSLASSINDGLASTITLRNRGAQPANFLVLRENRQNAILIELGFLSNPSEERVLTTEMFREQATHGIYQGLLEYFDGK, encoded by the coding sequence TTGTCGAAATTAATCAAATGGCTTCTAGCTATCATCCTTTTCGCTTCAATTGTTTGCGAGATGCCGATAATTTCCGCGAAAGGCGAAACAATCATCATTAATACGAAATCCCTGAATGTACGTACAGGTCCGGGACTTACATATCCGGTCGCCGGCTCCATGAAACAAGGGGAACGCGCCGAAGTTCTGGCAACGTCCGGGGACTGGCATGAGATCAGATTCGGGTCTGGTACAGGCTGGATTGCATCGTGGCTTGTCGTAAATGAAGGTGCGAAGGAACTTTCGCCAATGACCGCCGTTTCGAAAGTGAATGCCTTGAACATTCGGACCGAGCCTTCGTTAAGCTCAGCTGTCATTGGAAAAATGAATGCAGGTGAAGCGGCGGTGATGACTGGCAGACAAGGGGAATGGGCTTCCATCGTCAAAAACGGCATGGACGGTTGGGTACATACTGATTACATTACTGAAATTCCTCAAAGTGAAAACGGTAAAAACGGTGAAAGCGGTCAAGCCGGTACAGCAGTTAAGCCAGAAGTGAAAAATCCAGAGCAATTCACTGTATCGGTCGATGCGCTGAATGTGAGGAAGTCACCGGGCTTATCGTCAAAAAAGGTCGGCTTGATACGCAAAGGGGAATCCTTCAAGATTGAAGAAATTGATGGGAATTGGATCCGGTTATCAGTAGATAAGAAATCATCCGGCTGGGTCTATTCATTCCATGGAACACTTGGGGCGAAAAGTACCGAGGGCAACACTAAAGTGGCTGCCGACAAAAAAGTGACCGTGCTCACGAACGGTACGAACCTGCGATCATCCGCAACGACTTCTTCATCGATTGTAACGAGAGTTAATGCCGGCGAGAAATTGACGGTAATCGGTGAAGAAGGCGAGTGGTATAATGTCTCACTATCTTCCGGGGAGACGGCTTTCATTGCTAAATGGGTCGTTTCAACTGGGGAGGTAGCGCAGGTGGAACTCTCGCCCGAAAAGAAGAAAACAGCCAGAGCGCCGGGCACGTTAAACGGACTTACGATTGTTGTCGATGCAGGACATGGCGGCAATGACCGTGGAACGACTGGAATGCAAGGGACAGACGAGAAACTGCTTACATTGCTGACTGCCGAGTTGCTGTCCGCCAAACTGAAGGCGGCAGGTGCGAATGTTGTCATGACGCGTGAATCCGACACGTATATTTCACTGCGCAAACGAGTATCCGTTAGCCATCAATCTGGAGCAGACGCTTTCATCAGCCTCCATTACGATGCAAATCCAGATACATCGATTACCGGATTCACAACGTATTACACACATTCCAACCAGAAATCGCTAGCAAGCTCAATCAATGATGGACTAGCGTCGACGATTACACTTCGGAATCGCGGCGCGCAGCCTGCCAATTTTCTAGTGTTGCGGGAAAATCGTCAGAATGCCATCCTCATCGAATTAGGTTTTTTATCGAATCCTTCCGAGGAGCGGGTTCTGACGACTGAAATGTTCCGTGAACAGGCAACCCACGGAATTTATCAAGGGCTGCTCGAGTATTTTGACGGAAAATAA